Proteins from one Mesotoga infera genomic window:
- a CDS encoding sugar transferase has translation MSLLISFSMRGYEGIVLSNKKRQKASTLGSAALVCFFLLVILLIRRSSILSVMPATVTIFFRHAILFRLGHFNFDESQLIDIEGLSLEEIRTYDRLKRLLDVLVGSLFFIIFSPLLILIGLISLITGGRQVFISQDRVGKNGLLFKMYKFRTYGTRDGRNEITILGRVLRPLRLDELPQIVNIIKGDMSLVGPRPELPSFHRLGIDNIPDYSLRLLVRPGLTGWAQINYKYTVTVEEYRIKTAYDLYYVARRSFCLDLKCLLKTPYALAVTVFERENDQ, from the coding sequence TTGAGCCTCTTAATAAGTTTCTCGATGCGCGGTTATGAGGGAATAGTCCTGTCTAACAAGAAAAGACAGAAGGCTTCTACTCTCGGTTCGGCCGCACTGGTCTGTTTTTTTCTTCTCGTGATCCTACTTATCCGTAGGTCATCGATTCTCTCGGTTATGCCGGCAACAGTAACAATTTTTTTCAGACACGCGATACTGTTCAGATTAGGCCATTTCAACTTTGATGAGTCACAACTGATTGATATAGAAGGTCTTTCACTAGAAGAAATTCGGACTTATGACAGACTAAAAAGGCTTCTTGATGTTTTAGTTGGAAGTCTTTTCTTTATTATCTTTTCACCTCTCTTAATTTTAATTGGCTTGATCTCGCTCATTACCGGTGGTCGGCAGGTTTTTATCAGTCAGGACCGGGTCGGAAAAAACGGGTTACTTTTCAAGATGTACAAATTCAGGACTTACGGTACCAGAGACGGTCGAAACGAAATCACAATTCTGGGGCGCGTGTTAAGACCGCTTCGGCTAGATGAACTACCCCAGATAGTGAATATAATCAAAGGTGATATGAGTCTAGTCGGTCCCAGACCTGAACTGCCATCCTTTCACAGACTGGGAATCGACAATATACCAGACTACTCTCTAAGGTTGTTAGTGAGACCGGGATTGACTGGCTGGGCGCAGATCAACTACAAATACACCGTAACGGTCGAGGAATACAGAATCAAAACGGCCTACGATCTTTACTACGTGGCTAGAAGATCTTTCTGTCTCGACTTGAAATGCCTCTTGAAGACTCCCTATGCACTGGCAGTGACTGTTTTCGAAAGAGAAAACGACCAATAA
- a CDS encoding NADH-dependent [FeFe] hydrogenase, group A6, whose amino-acid sequence MPVTITINGKDYQVKENQSILEACRDAGINIPTLCYHPSLSVVGSCRVCVVEVEGARNLSPACATQVSDGMKIKTSSERVNKAVRFNLGLLLSNHPNECMTCDVNGRCEFQDLIYQYDVKDIFPKTLRNVPYDISSPSLFRDMNKCIDCGRCVRACDELQGLSILSPVNRGYHVLPLPALGAPIAATDCINCGQCSVACPVGAITERMEFRDVITALRKHDKVLVAQTAPSVRVALSEEFGELPGSISTDKMVAALRKLGFDYVFDTNFTADLTIIEEGSELLERVKEGGKFPMFTSCCPGWVNMMEKLYPEFTQNLSSAKSPQEMMSALIKTYFAEKIGKKPEDIYLVSIMPCTAKKDEKSRETLSVRGMQTTDAVIVTRELAKLIKMYKIPYESLEEEPYDIPLGISTGAAAIFGTTGGVMEAALRTAYELYTGEELPKLDFEFARGFDGVKEAEIDMKGTKVKVAVVHGGSNVVQLMDKIRSGEKFYHFVEVMACPGGCIGGGGQPKSSKPGYLQKRMEAIYNIDRDSKIRKSHENPAITKIYEEYLGKPLGHLSHELLHTHYKNNQKSVIERKKELEEVSKG is encoded by the coding sequence GTGCCCGTTACTATCACCATCAACGGCAAGGATTACCAAGTAAAGGAAAATCAGAGTATTCTTGAAGCCTGCCGTGACGCCGGGATTAACATCCCAACGCTTTGCTACCATCCGTCCCTATCTGTCGTAGGTTCGTGCAGAGTCTGTGTTGTTGAAGTTGAGGGAGCGAGGAATCTTTCACCGGCCTGCGCGACACAGGTGTCGGATGGAATGAAAATCAAGACAAGTTCTGAGAGAGTGAACAAAGCTGTAAGGTTCAATCTTGGTCTTCTTCTTTCCAATCACCCGAACGAGTGTATGACCTGTGATGTCAACGGCAGATGTGAATTTCAGGACCTAATATACCAATACGATGTGAAGGATATATTCCCCAAGACTTTGAGGAATGTTCCTTACGACATTTCCAGTCCATCACTCTTCAGGGATATGAACAAGTGTATAGATTGTGGAAGATGCGTCAGGGCTTGCGATGAGCTTCAGGGGTTGTCGATACTATCGCCAGTCAACAGGGGCTACCACGTGCTTCCACTCCCGGCTCTAGGAGCACCTATCGCCGCTACGGATTGTATTAATTGTGGACAGTGTTCCGTTGCCTGCCCTGTCGGTGCGATAACCGAAAGAATGGAATTCAGAGATGTCATCACCGCTCTTCGCAAACACGACAAGGTTCTGGTTGCCCAGACGGCTCCATCGGTCCGTGTCGCACTTTCGGAAGAGTTCGGCGAGCTACCCGGATCGATAAGTACTGACAAGATGGTCGCCGCACTGAGAAAATTGGGGTTTGATTATGTCTTCGATACAAATTTCACGGCTGACCTCACGATAATTGAAGAGGGTTCGGAACTCCTTGAAAGGGTGAAAGAGGGCGGTAAATTCCCAATGTTCACCTCCTGCTGTCCAGGATGGGTCAACATGATGGAGAAACTCTACCCGGAATTTACCCAGAATCTTTCATCGGCCAAGTCACCTCAGGAAATGATGAGCGCGCTTATTAAGACATATTTCGCCGAGAAGATCGGGAAGAAACCCGAAGATATCTATCTGGTCTCGATAATGCCCTGTACAGCAAAAAAAGATGAAAAGAGTAGAGAAACTCTTTCGGTAAGGGGCATGCAGACAACCGACGCTGTTATTGTAACCAGAGAGCTGGCTAAATTGATCAAGATGTACAAGATACCCTACGAATCGCTCGAAGAGGAACCTTATGATATACCCCTGGGAATCTCCACAGGAGCCGCCGCGATTTTCGGAACAACCGGAGGAGTTATGGAGGCTGCCCTTAGAACGGCTTATGAGTTGTACACCGGTGAGGAACTTCCTAAACTCGATTTCGAATTTGCCAGAGGTTTCGACGGAGTTAAAGAGGCCGAGATCGATATGAAAGGTACAAAAGTGAAAGTTGCCGTAGTTCACGGCGGTAGCAACGTCGTACAGTTAATGGATAAAATACGCTCGGGAGAGAAATTCTACCACTTTGTCGAAGTCATGGCCTGTCCCGGTGGTTGTATAGGCGGAGGTGGCCAGCCAAAGTCGAGCAAGCCCGGTTATCTTCAGAAGAGGATGGAGGCAATCTACAACATCGATAGAGACTCTAAGATCAGAAAATCTCACGAAAACCCCGCCATAACCAAGATATATGAAGAGTATCTTGGCAAACCTCTAGGTCATCTCTCTCACGAACTCCTCCATACTCATTATAAGAATAACCAGAAGAGTGTAATAGAGAGAAAGAAGGAACTGGAAGAAGTATCCAAGGGTTGA
- a CDS encoding Ig-like domain-containing protein, with amino-acid sequence MRKWFFWALLMIVVMVVFAIRLLPDILNKPPVLNIPDLIIDEGAVITIDLHDYSSDEKKSLLVFQKISGPGEIKGNLYTFSPTFQQSGKHSVSIIAKDQSGQIAEEVFTIEVREINRPPVFALPSLTLGKGEMVSINLDNYAKDLDLDTLTYSVESGGGQIIGSSYTYRPSFSDSREETVSIKVSDGKGGVVTSVLKLSERDFIASIDQQSQRATDTTAQGTVSTVADTQIQTPITSNNPPVISIPDQRMNQGETLAIDLKGFITDKDNDAITIRKISGPGILERTLFSYSSPTNDSGQKLIEIEVSDGKTAVRSSFKIDVVAQNRSPIAIDIPQNSVVQGQTFSITLNNYFSDPDGDALSYQILSGPGNIQNGLFTFQSQTTGSFSTSIRASDGKGGTIDRTLTINVQASNRPPVISITPRRIVEGEVLTIDLASNSSDPDNDRLSYTLASGPGTVQGNIYTLRTDFNSAGNYTVVIRADDGKGGSTSGSFAVEVRDVNRPPSLELSGITVPEGSTYSIDLTKASSDPDGDTLTYSIIQGIGRIENNNYIVEPNYDDYGFYTVVISASDGKGGQVSSNFDLLVTDTNRAPQFTIPDQTTMSTRTLRLDLREFSSDPDGDYLRYELIYGPGLLTGSIYSFIPEGLGTSTVMLKASDLKGGETTTTFTITVR; translated from the coding sequence ATGAGAAAATGGTTCTTCTGGGCTCTTCTGATGATCGTAGTGATGGTGGTCTTCGCTATTAGACTGCTGCCAGATATTCTGAACAAGCCGCCGGTGTTGAATATTCCCGATTTGATAATCGATGAAGGCGCCGTAATAACCATCGATTTGCACGATTATTCGAGTGATGAGAAAAAGAGCTTACTCGTCTTCCAGAAAATCTCTGGACCCGGTGAGATAAAAGGTAATCTATACACGTTTTCTCCAACCTTTCAGCAATCGGGTAAACATTCTGTGAGTATAATTGCCAAGGATCAAAGCGGTCAGATTGCAGAGGAAGTTTTTACTATAGAAGTCAGGGAAATAAACCGTCCGCCTGTCTTTGCCTTGCCATCGTTAACTTTAGGAAAGGGCGAGATGGTTTCCATAAACCTGGATAATTATGCGAAAGATCTAGATCTCGATACTCTGACTTACTCGGTAGAATCGGGTGGTGGTCAGATAATAGGAAGTAGTTATACTTACAGACCGTCCTTTTCAGATTCCAGAGAAGAAACTGTAAGTATAAAGGTGTCCGACGGAAAGGGTGGGGTTGTTACCTCGGTACTCAAGCTTTCTGAAAGGGATTTCATAGCTTCCATCGATCAGCAATCGCAGCGTGCTACCGATACAACGGCTCAGGGAACGGTTTCAACCGTAGCGGATACGCAGATACAAACACCGATAACTTCCAACAATCCACCGGTGATATCTATTCCAGATCAGAGAATGAATCAGGGTGAAACTCTTGCGATAGATCTGAAAGGTTTTATAACCGACAAAGACAACGATGCGATCACGATAAGGAAAATATCGGGACCTGGAATTTTGGAGCGAACGCTTTTCTCATATTCGAGTCCCACAAACGATAGTGGTCAGAAGTTGATAGAAATTGAAGTCTCCGACGGTAAGACTGCTGTGCGATCAAGTTTCAAAATTGATGTGGTGGCTCAGAACAGATCACCCATTGCCATAGATATTCCCCAGAATTCTGTAGTTCAGGGCCAGACTTTTTCAATTACCCTCAACAACTATTTCAGCGACCCCGATGGCGACGCCCTATCATATCAGATCCTGAGTGGACCGGGAAACATTCAAAATGGCCTTTTCACTTTCCAGTCGCAAACCACAGGTTCCTTTTCAACTTCAATCAGAGCTTCCGATGGCAAAGGTGGAACCATTGACAGAACTTTAACAATAAATGTTCAGGCATCCAACAGACCTCCCGTTATTTCGATAACTCCTAGAAGAATCGTCGAGGGAGAAGTCCTGACAATCGACCTGGCGTCCAATTCCTCCGATCCCGACAACGACAGGTTGAGCTATACCCTTGCATCGGGACCGGGAACCGTTCAGGGCAACATCTACACACTTAGGACGGACTTCAACTCGGCTGGTAACTATACGGTTGTCATCAGAGCCGACGATGGAAAGGGAGGCAGTACAAGTGGCTCCTTTGCCGTAGAGGTCAGAGACGTCAACAGACCACCATCACTGGAGCTTTCGGGTATAACCGTTCCGGAAGGTTCTACATACTCTATAGATCTTACAAAAGCCTCTTCGGACCCCGACGGAGATACTCTCACTTACTCGATAATTCAGGGTATCGGGAGGATCGAGAACAACAATTACATTGTGGAACCCAATTACGACGATTATGGTTTCTACACTGTGGTTATAAGTGCCTCAGACGGTAAGGGAGGCCAGGTTTCGTCTAATTTCGATCTTTTGGTAACCGACACTAACAGGGCACCACAATTTACGATACCCGATCAGACGACAATGTCCACCAGAACATTAAGGCTTGATCTGAGGGAGTTCAGCAGCGATCCGGACGGAGATTATCTTAGATACGAACTGATTTATGGACCGGGTCTTCTGACTGGAAGTATCTACTCCTTTATTCCCGAGGGACTCGGCACCAGCACGGTAATGTTGAAAGCCAGTGACCTGAAAGGTGGAGAAACGACTACCACATTTACAATTACGGTCAGGTAA
- a CDS encoding NAD(P) transhydrogenase subunit alpha, with amino-acid sequence MKFSGLTIGVPKEILAREKRVAVTPDVAKKFVDNGAKFLIESHAGEGAFFFDEDYAAVGAEVVSSAREIYSRANLILKVKEPQFNNDLGKHEAELIKEGGTIVAFLHPAHDVNHKSIKILAERGITSFTLDSIPRISKAQPMDALTSMSTIAGYKSVIFGANRIKKFIPMMPTSAGMIPPSEVIVVGAGVAGLQAIATAKRLGAKVKALDIRPEAAAQAKSLGVEVIPFDVPQDLAVGKGGYAKRLPKEWYEKEREVLAKHLATCDILILSALIPGEVAPTLVTKEMVDTMKKGSVIVDIAIDQGGNCEVTHEGEEYDYNSVWIIGILNIPATLSIDSTRMFSSNIWYFVDNLVKDGKVNVDMDDQIIRETLVTRGGSIVHHGTLLSMGLIND; translated from the coding sequence ATGAAGTTTTCAGGACTAACGATCGGTGTTCCAAAGGAGATTCTGGCGCGCGAGAAGCGTGTCGCAGTCACTCCGGATGTTGCCAAGAAATTCGTGGATAATGGTGCAAAGTTTCTCATCGAAAGCCATGCAGGAGAAGGTGCCTTCTTTTTCGACGAAGATTACGCCGCAGTCGGAGCCGAGGTTGTTTCCAGTGCACGTGAAATCTACTCGAGAGCCAATCTCATTCTCAAAGTTAAGGAACCACAGTTCAATAATGATCTGGGAAAGCATGAAGCCGAACTGATTAAAGAAGGTGGGACGATTGTAGCCTTCCTTCATCCAGCCCACGATGTCAACCATAAGTCTATCAAAATACTTGCCGAAAGAGGTATCACGAGTTTCACTCTCGATAGTATACCGAGAATTTCAAAGGCTCAACCCATGGATGCTCTTACTTCTATGAGTACCATAGCAGGCTACAAATCTGTAATCTTTGGTGCCAATCGCATCAAGAAGTTCATTCCCATGATGCCGACATCGGCCGGTATGATACCACCATCCGAGGTGATCGTCGTCGGTGCAGGAGTTGCCGGTCTTCAGGCTATCGCAACGGCCAAAAGGCTAGGAGCGAAGGTCAAGGCTCTCGATATAAGGCCGGAAGCGGCGGCCCAGGCCAAATCTTTGGGTGTTGAAGTGATACCGTTCGATGTTCCTCAAGATCTTGCAGTTGGCAAGGGGGGCTATGCAAAGAGACTGCCTAAAGAGTGGTATGAAAAGGAGCGTGAAGTTCTCGCCAAACACCTTGCTACATGCGATATCCTAATACTCTCTGCCCTGATACCTGGTGAGGTAGCACCTACGTTGGTTACCAAAGAGATGGTCGATACTATGAAGAAGGGATCCGTCATAGTCGATATAGCAATCGACCAGGGTGGTAACTGTGAGGTTACGCACGAAGGTGAGGAATACGATTACAACTCCGTATGGATAATCGGAATATTGAACATTCCGGCAACACTTTCCATAGATTCGACCAGAATGTTCTCCAGCAATATCTGGTATTTCGTCGATAATCTTGTTAAGGATGGAAAAGTCAATGTCGATATGGACGACCAGATAATACGTGAGACTCTGGTGACTCGCGGAGGTTCAATTGTTCACCACGGAACGCTTCTTTCGATGGGCCTTATAAACGATTAG
- a CDS encoding NAD(P) transhydrogenase subunit alpha, with product MLVALLIFLLACAILGYRIISSVPSLLHTPLMSGMNALSGITVLGAIAVFATIDSGIVRFLSGAALFMAMINVVGGFWVTDRMLKMFNTSGRRKGE from the coding sequence ATGCTCGTTGCTTTGTTGATTTTTCTACTCGCCTGTGCAATCCTTGGATACAGGATTATATCGTCGGTGCCTTCGCTGTTGCACACACCCCTTATGTCGGGTATGAATGCTCTTTCTGGCATTACGGTTCTGGGTGCCATTGCGGTCTTTGCGACCATTGACTCCGGGATTGTACGTTTCTTGAGTGGTGCAGCTCTTTTTATGGCCATGATAAACGTTGTAGGAGGTTTCTGGGTGACGGACCGGATGTTAAAAATGTTCAACACCAGCGGCAGGAGAAAGGGCGAATGA
- a CDS encoding NAD(P)(+) transhydrogenase (Re/Si-specific) subunit beta, producing MSVIIISAIIIVGFIIQIRLMQSPETALLGNRIGAIFMAVAVLYTIIAYGGIGNPSLWLWLIVGGAAGVWLGQVVKMIQMPQMVGILNGFGGAASALVAVAGSVQYPENAVWYLWLTASLAFTVGTLTFTGSLVAAMKLQGMISGRPVRVDKNGQSQKGLLIAGAVIILLSVIFTGIFNLWIVLLTIVSGIYGVIMALRVGGADMPVVISLLNSFSGVAASITGFAVEDPLLVGVGAIVGVSGLILTRIMCKAMNRSLSAVLTGITTVVTSNRSGTPVQQQSSSIDVPKITEKKTGLAQVVKTARKVIIVPGYGMAVAQAQDKVKELMDKLEQSGKEVKIGIHPVAGRMPGHMNVLLAEVGIDYDKLYDMETINPEFEKTDLTIVVGACDVVNPSANTAEGTPIYGMPILEVDKSRHIIVCNLDEKPGYSGVENSLYSMENVTTIWGNASETVPTLTKLLEKTPDGEAKIEKTGSKMLDSIVKTARKVIIVPGYGMAVAQAQDKVKELMDKLEQSGKEVKIGIHPVAGRMPGHMNVLLAEVGIDYDKLYDMETINPEFEKTDLTIVVGACDVVNPSANTAEGTPIYGMPILEVDKSRHIIVCNLDEKPGYSGVENSLYSMENVTTIWGNASETVPIITQACN from the coding sequence ATGAGTGTAATAATTATTTCCGCAATCATAATAGTCGGGTTCATCATTCAAATAAGATTGATGCAATCTCCTGAAACCGCGCTACTTGGGAACCGCATCGGCGCTATCTTTATGGCCGTGGCAGTATTGTACACGATAATCGCCTACGGCGGCATAGGAAATCCTTCTTTGTGGCTATGGTTGATCGTCGGTGGTGCGGCTGGAGTGTGGCTAGGGCAGGTAGTCAAGATGATACAGATGCCCCAGATGGTAGGTATATTGAACGGTTTCGGAGGTGCAGCCTCCGCTCTGGTGGCCGTAGCGGGAAGCGTTCAGTATCCCGAAAATGCTGTCTGGTATCTCTGGTTAACAGCCTCTTTGGCTTTTACGGTAGGTACGCTGACTTTTACGGGAAGTCTTGTGGCTGCGATGAAGCTACAGGGAATGATATCTGGAAGGCCGGTTCGCGTAGATAAAAATGGTCAATCGCAAAAGGGATTGCTTATTGCCGGAGCGGTAATAATTCTTCTTAGCGTGATTTTCACCGGTATATTTAACCTCTGGATTGTTTTACTGACTATCGTATCGGGTATCTACGGAGTGATAATGGCCTTGAGAGTGGGGGGCGCCGATATGCCGGTCGTTATCTCCCTGCTTAACTCCTTCTCGGGAGTCGCCGCCTCAATCACGGGTTTCGCTGTGGAAGACCCTCTTTTGGTTGGTGTCGGAGCGATTGTCGGGGTCTCAGGACTTATACTCACAAGAATAATGTGCAAAGCCATGAACAGGAGTCTTTCAGCCGTTCTCACGGGAATTACGACGGTAGTGACTTCAAATCGTAGTGGAACCCCCGTACAGCAACAATCTTCCTCAATTGATGTGCCCAAGATCACCGAAAAGAAGACGGGACTCGCTCAGGTAGTAAAAACTGCCAGGAAGGTAATAATAGTTCCCGGTTATGGTATGGCGGTAGCGCAGGCTCAGGACAAAGTAAAGGAGCTCATGGATAAACTCGAGCAATCGGGAAAAGAAGTAAAGATCGGTATTCACCCGGTTGCAGGGCGAATGCCGGGTCATATGAATGTTTTGCTGGCCGAGGTTGGTATCGATTACGATAAACTGTATGATATGGAGACTATAAACCCGGAATTCGAGAAAACCGACCTGACGATCGTTGTGGGCGCCTGCGATGTGGTAAATCCTTCCGCCAACACGGCTGAAGGTACACCGATATATGGAATGCCCATACTGGAGGTTGACAAGTCCAGACACATAATCGTGTGCAATCTCGACGAAAAGCCAGGTTATTCAGGTGTGGAGAACTCTCTATACTCTATGGAAAACGTGACGACTATCTGGGGCAACGCCTCCGAAACCGTTCCCACCTTAACAAAGTTGCTGGAAAAGACTCCAGATGGGGAAGCAAAAATCGAAAAGACCGGGTCAAAAATGCTAGATTCGATTGTAAAAACTGCCAGGAAGGTAATAATAGTTCCCGGTTATGGTATGGCGGTAGCGCAGGCTCAGGACAAAGTAAAGGAGCTCATGGATAAACTCGAGCAATCGGGAAAAGAAGTAAAGATCGGTATTCACCCGGTTGCAGGGCGAATGCCGGGTCATATGAATGTTTTGCTGGCCGAGGTTGGTATCGATTACGATAAACTGTATGATATGGAGACTATAAACCCGGAATTCGAGAAAACCGACCTGACGATCGTTGTGGGCGCCTGCGATGTGGTAAATCCTTCCGCCAACACGGCTGAAGGTACACCGATATATGGAATGCCCATACTGGAGGTTGACAAGTCCAGACACATAATCGTGTGCAATCTCGACGAAAAGCCAGGTTATTCAGGTGTGGAGAACTCTCTATACTCTATGGAAAACGTGACGACTATCTGGGGCAATGCCTCCGAAACCGTTCCCATAATCACACAGGCCTGTAACTGA
- a CDS encoding 6-phosphofructokinase: protein MKNAVYAQSGGVTAVINASAYGAIVAALESRDIGRVFAGVNGIKGILNEELFDLTDEKRSEIERIPYTPGAVFGSCRTKLEKEEDFERLFKVFDAHSVGYFFYNGGNDSMDTAYKIHRKALEMNFPLRVAGVPKTVDNDLLLTDHCPGYGSAAKFTAISIREATRDLKSMYSDSTKVFIMESMGRHAGWLTASAALAGIDQLQGPQIILLPEVAFNQETFLRRVEEVIKADGYCSIVASEALKGSDGNYLSTAGYYDAFGNIQLGNIGQYLERLVRENLKCKVHVALPDYLQRSSRHIASLIDWQEAIEVGAFAVKEVLRGKSGFMVSIDRTCDRPYLKELKCVDLSQVANGTKPLPEDFISEDGFYVSDSFLSYARPLIQGEAPNLFLHGLPIYENMAKVKVRKRL from the coding sequence ATGAAGAACGCTGTTTACGCACAATCGGGAGGAGTTACGGCCGTAATCAATGCTTCTGCTTATGGCGCAATCGTAGCTGCGCTTGAGAGCCGCGATATTGGGAGAGTTTTCGCAGGAGTCAACGGGATCAAAGGAATACTGAATGAAGAACTCTTCGACTTGACCGACGAAAAGCGGAGCGAGATAGAAAGAATCCCTTACACTCCTGGCGCGGTCTTTGGTTCTTGTAGGACGAAGCTGGAGAAGGAAGAGGATTTTGAAAGGCTTTTCAAAGTCTTCGACGCTCATTCGGTAGGTTATTTTTTCTACAACGGTGGTAACGATTCTATGGATACGGCTTACAAGATACATAGAAAGGCTTTGGAAATGAACTTTCCGTTGAGAGTTGCGGGTGTACCCAAAACTGTTGACAACGATTTGCTTCTCACCGATCATTGCCCTGGTTACGGTTCGGCAGCCAAGTTCACGGCCATCTCGATACGTGAAGCCACCAGAGACCTGAAATCTATGTACAGCGATTCAACAAAGGTGTTCATAATGGAGTCGATGGGTCGTCATGCAGGATGGTTGACGGCATCGGCCGCTCTGGCCGGCATAGATCAACTTCAGGGACCGCAAATAATCTTGCTCCCTGAGGTGGCCTTTAATCAGGAAACCTTCCTGAGAAGGGTAGAAGAGGTTATCAAAGCCGATGGATACTGCTCCATAGTTGCATCTGAAGCCCTCAAGGGGAGCGATGGAAATTATTTATCCACGGCCGGTTATTATGACGCCTTCGGAAATATTCAGCTCGGCAATATCGGCCAGTATTTGGAGAGGCTAGTGAGAGAAAACTTAAAATGTAAAGTTCATGTCGCTCTTCCCGACTATCTCCAGAGATCTTCCAGACATATAGCCAGTCTCATCGATTGGCAGGAGGCGATTGAAGTTGGAGCTTTCGCCGTTAAGGAAGTGTTGCGTGGAAAGAGTGGTTTCATGGTTTCCATAGATCGGACTTGTGACAGGCCCTATCTCAAAGAACTAAAATGCGTCGATCTTTCTCAAGTAGCCAATGGAACGAAACCTCTTCCGGAAGACTTCATTTCCGAAGATGGTTTCTATGTGAGCGACAGTTTTCTGTCGTATGCGCGTCCATTGATCCAGGGAGAGGCTCCGAACCTCTTCCTTCATGGACTGCCTATCTATGAAAACATGGCCAAGGTCAAAGTCAGAAAGAGATTGTGA
- a CDS encoding glycosyltransferase: MKTVQTVKKNLRKYGSFCESSVLEDIERLSEQLKGARILHINATAFGGGVAEILHTLIPLMNDCGLEVDWKVIEAPSEFFDLTKRMHNALQGKEDVLSKEDRSLFESVTKENARFIEASKYDVVVIHDPQPVGLPVFANFGSSKLVWRCHIDTSSPNPAFWEYLNSFLASYNAGIFTLKSYAKEGISIGEIYEIAPSIDPLSNKNRDLSNVELTNAVKKLGVDIRRPIITQVSRFDPWKDPMGVVDVYRGLKKRFEGLQLLMIGSMASDDPEGWKIYEDLLRYTGMDYDVKILSNFQGIGDIEVNASQRLSDVVIQKSLREGFALTMSEAMWKRTPVVGGNVGGIPLQIHHGVNGYLVNSIDETIEYTGKILENPIMAEEMGNKGYEIVRRNFLSTRHLYQYLQLFSDLIV, translated from the coding sequence GTGAAAACAGTTCAGACAGTGAAAAAAAACCTTCGAAAATACGGTTCATTCTGCGAAAGCTCTGTCCTGGAAGATATCGAAAGACTTTCAGAGCAGCTTAAAGGAGCACGGATACTACACATAAACGCCACGGCCTTCGGTGGGGGTGTGGCCGAGATTCTACACACTTTGATCCCTCTCATGAATGATTGTGGCCTCGAGGTTGACTGGAAAGTTATCGAAGCTCCATCGGAGTTTTTCGATCTGACCAAACGTATGCATAACGCCCTTCAGGGAAAAGAAGACGTCCTTTCGAAGGAAGATCGTAGTCTTTTCGAAAGTGTGACCAAGGAGAATGCCCGTTTCATTGAGGCCAGTAAGTACGATGTCGTAGTGATACACGACCCACAGCCTGTTGGACTTCCTGTCTTCGCAAACTTTGGCAGCTCAAAACTTGTCTGGAGATGCCATATCGACACATCCTCTCCCAACCCGGCCTTCTGGGAATACCTCAATTCGTTTCTTGCTTCATACAACGCTGGAATCTTTACCCTGAAGAGTTACGCAAAAGAGGGGATCTCCATCGGGGAGATTTACGAAATAGCCCCCTCCATAGACCCGCTCAGCAATAAAAACAGAGATCTTTCAAATGTTGAATTGACCAACGCGGTGAAGAAACTGGGTGTGGATATACGCAGACCCATCATCACACAGGTCTCCAGGTTTGATCCCTGGAAAGACCCGATGGGAGTTGTGGATGTCTATAGAGGATTGAAAAAGAGATTCGAAGGTCTCCAATTACTCATGATAGGGTCTATGGCCTCCGATGACCCTGAAGGCTGGAAGATTTACGAAGACCTCCTCAGGTACACAGGTATGGACTACGATGTGAAAATTCTGTCGAATTTCCAGGGAATCGGGGATATCGAAGTCAACGCTTCTCAGAGATTGAGTGATGTTGTGATTCAAAAATCTCTCAGAGAGGGCTTTGCATTGACCATGAGCGAAGCGATGTGGAAGAGGACACCTGTCGTCGGAGGAAACGTTGGAGGTATTCCGCTACAGATACATCACGGTGTCAACGGCTATCTAGTAAACAGTATCGATGAGACTATCGAATATACCGGGAAAATACTCGAAAACCCCATAATGGCAGAAGAGATGGGCAACAAAGGTTACGAAATTGTCCGGAGGAACTTTCTCAGCACCAGACATCTCTACCAGTATTTGCAACTATTTTCGGACCTTATTGTATAG